In Sporichthya polymorpha DSM 43042, a genomic segment contains:
- a CDS encoding ArsA-related P-loop ATPase, which produces MPKASAAPSPWAGVELHVVTGKGGTGKTTVAAALAMALAAEGGRTLLVEVEGRGGIAQLFDTPPLPYAETRIAVAPNGGEVYALPIDPEEALLEYLEMFYKLGRAGRGLRRLGFVDFVTTIAPGLRDVLLTGKAYEAVGPRRGGRQEYDAVVMDAPPTGRIGKFLNINTEVAGLAKGGPVHNQAESIMRLLRSPRTAVHFVTVLEEMPVQETLDGITEIKAIGLPVGSVLVNMVRSPALPPAALEAARAGTLDRASIGAALRKVGVAAEDPLLDALLAEAAEHAERVALETTERADLVATGHPVLELPSLVEGIDLSALYDLAALLRAQGVRRADEPTAGRTA; this is translated from the coding sequence GTGCCCAAGGCGTCCGCTGCACCCTCGCCGTGGGCGGGAGTGGAACTCCATGTCGTGACCGGCAAGGGCGGCACGGGGAAGACCACCGTCGCCGCCGCGCTCGCCATGGCCCTGGCCGCCGAGGGCGGCCGGACCCTGCTGGTCGAGGTCGAGGGCCGCGGCGGGATCGCCCAGCTCTTCGACACCCCGCCCCTGCCGTACGCGGAGACCCGGATCGCGGTCGCGCCGAACGGCGGCGAGGTCTACGCGCTGCCGATCGATCCCGAAGAGGCGCTTCTTGAGTACCTCGAGATGTTCTACAAGCTCGGCCGCGCCGGGCGGGGCCTGCGGCGGCTGGGCTTCGTCGACTTCGTGACGACGATCGCGCCGGGCCTGCGGGACGTCCTGCTCACCGGCAAGGCCTATGAGGCGGTCGGCCCGCGGCGCGGCGGGCGCCAGGAGTACGACGCCGTCGTCATGGACGCGCCCCCGACGGGCCGGATCGGCAAGTTCCTCAACATCAACACCGAGGTCGCCGGGCTGGCCAAGGGCGGGCCGGTGCACAACCAGGCCGAGTCGATCATGCGGCTGCTGCGCTCGCCGCGGACCGCCGTCCACTTCGTGACGGTGCTGGAGGAGATGCCGGTCCAGGAGACCCTCGACGGCATCACCGAGATCAAGGCCATCGGCCTGCCGGTCGGGTCGGTGCTGGTGAACATGGTCCGCTCGCCCGCGCTGCCGCCGGCCGCGCTGGAGGCCGCCCGCGCCGGCACGCTCGACCGCGCCTCGATCGGAGCCGCGCTGCGCAAGGTCGGCGTGGCCGCCGAGGACCCGCTGCTGGACGCGCTGCTGGCCGAGGCCGCGGAGCACGCGGAGCGCGTCGCGCTCGAGACCACCGAGCGCGCCGACCTCGTCGCCACCGGGCACCCCGTGCTCGAACTGCCCTCGCTCGTCGAGGGCATCGACCTGTCCGCCCTGTACGACCTGGCAGCGCTCCTGCGCGCGCAGGGCGTGCGCCGGGCGGACGAGCCCACGGCCGGGAGGACCGCATGA
- a CDS encoding transglycosylase domain-containing protein: MKFPWGRRKNKADTPVVITPALGTWGAPKEEAKSAYIAGFLGACVLAGAMVAGMLLPLVGTGAVAAKKLAEDFQELPSDIETRPPAQASVVLAADGTRIATFYDENRVAVPLAKVAPIMIKAILAIEDSRFYEHGGVDPKGTLRALVNNQGGEGGRQGGSTLTQQYVKNLLIQLSDGDPDKIAAARAPTIKRKVQELKYALEIEKRMTKDQILENYLNISYFGSGAYGIEAAARRYFSKSSNNLTLTEAAMLAGAVQSPGRYDATQYPEAAQTRRDVVLTRMRDVGYITTDQMSKAKAEDLGLRVSPTFNGCTRSPVPFFCDYITKVILNDPIFGETERDRSDVLSRGGLTIRTTLNMQAQKAADESMKFHTNPTDKVAASLATVEPGTGKILAMTNSREYGTGKGKTVINYATDYKYGGSRGFQNGSTHKVFTSAAAIAEGYGTEYKIDSPFRKGGFPHQMRCDGKRVPADGWSPKNFTDEDTNGIFGKITQREALRRSVNTYYASLEVRVGLCDVVKMAEAAGIHRADGQPQFEFLPYTLGINEISPLTLANSYATFAARGKRCDPIAIESIAGRDGKALPVPSANCQQTIKPEVADVVADLLRSVMEKGGYGFRMRLSDNNPCLLKNPVECIAGDPNSDRAAGGKTGTTNNQIAVWYAGMTMQMSTAVWVGNPDDYGFTMDDISIGGFYRSAVSGSRVPGPIWRDMMIPAHKGLPKLNFHPPSNKWLRGTKGAGEVGPGRMTYKAGELNTPKAGDPIPAAKPNNNQNQNQNNNRNNNQNNNRQNNQQSDQPANPNRQQN; this comes from the coding sequence ATGAAGTTTCCGTGGGGGCGGCGCAAGAACAAGGCCGACACGCCGGTCGTCATCACACCGGCTCTCGGCACCTGGGGTGCGCCGAAGGAAGAAGCCAAGTCGGCGTACATCGCCGGCTTCCTCGGGGCATGCGTGCTCGCCGGCGCGATGGTCGCCGGCATGCTGCTGCCGCTGGTCGGGACCGGCGCCGTCGCGGCGAAGAAACTCGCCGAGGACTTCCAGGAGCTGCCGTCCGACATCGAGACGCGGCCGCCGGCGCAGGCGTCGGTCGTCCTCGCCGCGGACGGCACGCGCATCGCGACGTTCTACGACGAGAACCGCGTGGCCGTCCCGCTGGCGAAGGTCGCGCCGATCATGATCAAGGCGATCCTCGCGATCGAGGACTCGCGCTTCTACGAGCACGGTGGCGTCGACCCCAAGGGCACGCTGCGCGCGCTCGTGAACAACCAGGGCGGCGAGGGTGGCCGGCAGGGTGGTTCGACGCTGACGCAGCAGTACGTCAAGAACCTGCTGATCCAGCTCTCCGACGGCGACCCGGACAAGATCGCCGCGGCGCGCGCCCCCACGATCAAGCGCAAGGTCCAGGAGCTGAAGTACGCCCTGGAGATCGAGAAGCGCATGACCAAGGACCAGATCCTGGAGAACTACCTCAACATCTCCTACTTCGGATCGGGTGCCTACGGCATCGAGGCGGCCGCGCGTCGCTACTTCTCCAAGAGCTCGAACAACCTGACGCTCACCGAGGCCGCCATGCTGGCCGGCGCGGTGCAGAGCCCGGGTCGCTACGACGCGACCCAGTACCCCGAGGCTGCGCAGACCCGTCGGGACGTCGTCCTGACACGTATGCGCGACGTCGGCTACATCACCACCGACCAGATGTCCAAGGCGAAGGCCGAGGACCTCGGGCTGCGCGTGTCGCCGACCTTCAACGGCTGCACCCGTTCCCCGGTGCCGTTCTTCTGCGACTACATCACCAAGGTCATCCTCAACGACCCGATCTTCGGCGAGACGGAGCGCGACCGTTCGGACGTCCTGTCCCGTGGTGGTCTGACGATCCGTACGACGCTCAACATGCAGGCGCAGAAGGCCGCCGACGAGTCGATGAAGTTCCACACGAACCCGACCGACAAGGTCGCGGCGTCGCTGGCGACGGTCGAGCCGGGCACCGGCAAGATCCTCGCGATGACCAACAGCCGGGAGTACGGCACCGGCAAGGGCAAGACGGTCATCAACTACGCCACCGACTACAAGTACGGCGGCTCGCGCGGGTTCCAGAACGGGTCGACGCACAAGGTGTTCACGTCCGCGGCCGCGATCGCCGAGGGCTACGGCACCGAGTACAAGATCGACTCTCCGTTCCGCAAGGGCGGCTTCCCGCACCAGATGCGGTGCGACGGCAAGCGCGTCCCGGCCGACGGCTGGAGCCCGAAGAACTTCACCGACGAGGACACGAACGGCATCTTCGGCAAGATCACCCAGCGCGAGGCGCTGCGCCGCTCGGTCAACACGTACTACGCGTCGCTCGAGGTGCGGGTCGGCCTCTGCGACGTCGTGAAGATGGCGGAGGCGGCGGGCATCCACCGCGCCGACGGCCAGCCGCAGTTCGAGTTCCTGCCCTACACGCTGGGCATCAACGAGATCTCGCCGCTGACGCTCGCGAACTCGTACGCGACGTTCGCGGCCCGCGGCAAGCGCTGCGACCCGATCGCGATCGAGTCCATCGCCGGCCGTGACGGCAAGGCGCTGCCGGTCCCGTCGGCGAACTGCCAGCAGACGATCAAGCCCGAGGTCGCCGACGTCGTCGCCGACCTGCTCCGCTCCGTCATGGAGAAGGGCGGCTACGGCTTCCGGATGCGTCTGTCGGACAACAACCCGTGTCTGCTGAAGAACCCGGTGGAGTGCATCGCGGGCGACCCGAACTCCGACCGCGCCGCGGGCGGCAAGACCGGGACGACCAACAACCAGATCGCCGTCTGGTACGCGGGCATGACGATGCAGATGTCGACGGCCGTGTGGGTCGGCAACCCCGACGACTACGGCTTCACGATGGACGACATCAGCATCGGTGGGTTCTACCGCTCCGCCGTCTCCGGCAGCCGCGTCCCCGGCCCGATCTGGCGGGACATGATGATCCCGGCCCACAAGGGTCTGCCGAAGCTCAACTTCCACCCGCCGTCCAACAAGTGGCTGCGCGGGACCAAGGGCGCCGGCGAGGTCGGCCCGGGTCGCATGACCTACAAGGCGGGCGAGCTGAACACCCCGAAGGCCGGCGACCCGATCCCGGCCGCGAAGCCGAACAACAACCAGAACCAGAACCAGAACAACAACCGGAACAACAACCAGAACAACAACCGCCAGAACAACCAGCAGAGCGACCAGCCGGCGAACCCGAACCGGCAGCAGAACTGA
- a CDS encoding tyrosine-type recombinase/integrase: MAFIKRTPGGKYKAHWRTAGGTQTSKTFETRREATAFLAETQAALNRGTYVSPSAGRQRFSVYAERWMASRSDEITTKARDASIMRTHVLPRWGSTPLNKIDHSSMQTWISELNTRLSPATVRECSRIACAVIRLAVRDRVIGLNPCDDLRLPRRRRTDNDEVVIAPDVLVRVLLPQMPNRYRALVAVAGGTGLRWGEVVGLRWDAVDLDHGRVRVIRTAVEVAGTVTAKAYPKSRAGRREVPLPPFAVDALIEHRSRYPAGPAGEVFTNSAGGPVRRTLFRTRVWRPALVRAGLLGGLAQLADGTWLGTWSEPSGDEQSVIRRTRHQAVIAIARSNARGLRFHELRHSYATWLVSSGVPINDVAGMLGHEQMSTTLDRYTHSMADRENRIRATFASFSLPTALPATPETTQGPSEKGP, from the coding sequence ATGGCCTTCATCAAGCGGACGCCGGGTGGGAAGTACAAGGCCCACTGGCGCACGGCGGGCGGCACCCAGACCAGCAAGACGTTCGAGACCCGGCGCGAGGCCACCGCCTTCCTGGCAGAAACCCAGGCCGCGTTGAATCGCGGCACGTACGTCTCCCCGAGCGCCGGCCGCCAGCGGTTCTCCGTGTACGCGGAGCGGTGGATGGCGTCCCGCAGCGACGAGATCACGACGAAGGCGCGGGATGCGTCGATCATGCGGACGCACGTGCTCCCCCGGTGGGGGTCCACTCCGCTGAACAAGATCGACCACTCCTCGATGCAGACGTGGATCAGCGAGTTGAACACCCGGCTCTCCCCGGCGACGGTGCGCGAGTGCTCGCGGATCGCGTGCGCGGTCATCCGCCTGGCCGTCCGCGACCGCGTCATCGGACTGAATCCGTGCGACGACCTCCGCCTTCCGCGACGGCGCCGCACCGACAACGACGAGGTCGTCATCGCCCCCGACGTCCTCGTTCGCGTTCTGCTCCCGCAAATGCCCAACCGCTACCGCGCTCTCGTCGCGGTCGCGGGCGGGACCGGCCTGCGGTGGGGCGAAGTGGTCGGGCTGCGCTGGGACGCCGTTGACCTCGACCACGGGAGGGTCCGGGTGATCCGGACCGCCGTCGAGGTCGCCGGTACCGTCACCGCCAAGGCCTACCCGAAGTCCCGCGCCGGGCGGCGGGAGGTTCCCCTCCCACCCTTCGCGGTCGACGCGCTGATCGAGCACCGGAGCCGCTACCCGGCGGGCCCGGCCGGAGAGGTGTTCACCAACAGCGCGGGCGGCCCGGTTCGCCGCACCCTGTTCCGGACCCGCGTCTGGCGCCCGGCCCTGGTGCGGGCCGGGCTGCTCGGCGGCCTGGCCCAGCTCGCCGACGGCACCTGGCTGGGCACCTGGTCCGAGCCCTCGGGTGACGAGCAGTCCGTGATCCGGCGAACCCGTCACCAGGCGGTCATCGCCATCGCCCGCTCGAACGCCCGCGGGCTGCGCTTTCACGAGCTGAGACACTCCTACGCCACCTGGCTGGTGTCCTCCGGCGTGCCGATCAACGACGTCGCCGGCATGCTCGGGCACGAGCAGATGTCGACGACGCTGGACCGCTACACCCACTCCATGGCGGACCGAGAGAACCGGATCCGCGCGACGTTCGCTTCCTTTTCGCTTCCTACCGCGCTTCCGGCGACCCCGGAAACGACTCAGGGCCCCTCCGAAAAGGGGCCCTGA
- a CDS encoding WhiB family transcriptional regulator translates to MWDNEWAQRARCKQSAPDELFVQGAAQNRAKAVCMGCPVRTECLADALDNRVEFGVWGGMTERERRALLRRRPNVTSWRGLLEAARDEALSGHPVKLPEAI, encoded by the coding sequence ATGTGGGACAACGAGTGGGCCCAGCGGGCCCGGTGCAAGCAGTCCGCTCCGGACGAGCTGTTTGTGCAGGGTGCGGCGCAGAATCGCGCCAAGGCCGTGTGCATGGGCTGCCCGGTTCGGACCGAGTGCCTGGCCGACGCTCTCGACAACCGTGTCGAGTTCGGCGTCTGGGGGGGTATGACGGAGCGTGAGCGTCGGGCGCTGCTGCGCCGCCGGCCGAACGTGACCTCGTGGCGTGGTCTCCTGGAGGCCGCCCGCGACGAGGCGCTCTCCGGTCACCCGGTCAAGCTGCCCGAGGCGATCTGA
- a CDS encoding metallophosphoesterase, whose protein sequence is MEGVFPSGALAAASRHPIAAVVAGTAALGTACLAYGAGYEVRAFTLRRVAVPVLPAGQRPLRVLQVSDLHLTPDQARKKAWVRSLAALEPDLVIDTGDNLAHPDSVPHVLDALGPLLERPGLFVFGSNDYYSPRLKNPARYLWERRSKPMPRRIDLPHTELRDALGGAGWEYLGNARTRLKLDGRVLDVVGVDDPHVNRDRYNVVAGPADPAVDLSVGIVHAPYRRVLDAMTADGHQLLIAGHTHGGQLRVPGFGALVTNCDLDRSRARGLSRYPSWRDPSAPWLHVSAGLGTSPFFPIRFCCRPEATLLTLVARDA, encoded by the coding sequence ATGGAAGGCGTGTTCCCCTCCGGCGCTCTCGCCGCCGCCTCGCGCCATCCGATCGCCGCCGTGGTCGCCGGAACGGCCGCGCTGGGCACCGCGTGCCTGGCCTACGGCGCCGGCTACGAGGTGCGGGCCTTCACGCTGCGGCGGGTGGCGGTGCCCGTGCTCCCGGCCGGGCAGCGCCCGCTGCGGGTCCTGCAGGTCTCCGACCTCCACCTGACCCCGGACCAGGCCCGCAAGAAGGCGTGGGTGCGCTCGCTGGCCGCGCTGGAGCCGGACCTGGTGATCGACACCGGCGACAACCTGGCGCACCCGGACTCGGTGCCGCACGTGCTCGATGCGCTCGGGCCGCTGCTCGAGCGGCCGGGGCTGTTCGTGTTCGGCTCGAACGACTACTACTCGCCGCGGCTGAAGAATCCGGCCCGGTACCTGTGGGAGCGCCGGTCGAAGCCGATGCCGCGTCGGATCGACCTGCCGCACACCGAGCTCCGCGACGCGCTGGGTGGTGCCGGGTGGGAGTACCTGGGCAACGCCCGGACCCGGCTGAAGCTGGACGGACGGGTGCTCGACGTCGTCGGCGTCGACGACCCGCACGTGAACCGGGACCGGTACAACGTCGTCGCGGGTCCCGCGGACCCGGCGGTGGACCTCTCGGTCGGCATCGTCCACGCCCCGTACCGGCGGGTGCTGGACGCGATGACCGCCGACGGGCACCAGCTCCTGATCGCCGGCCACACCCACGGCGGCCAGCTCCGGGTCCCCGGCTTCGGGGCTCTGGTGACCAACTGCGACCTCGACCGCTCCCGCGCCCGGGGGCTGTCCCGGTACCCGTCGTGGCGCGACCCCTCCGCCCCCTGGCTCCACGTCTCCGCCGGGCTCGGGACCTCCCCGTTCTTCCCGATCCGGTTCTGCTGCCGCCCCGAGGCCACCCTGCTCACCCTGGTCGCCCGCGACGCCTGA
- a CDS encoding ArsA family ATPase: MTAPVLDIDALLDDRDVRILVCCGSGGVGKTTTAASLAVRAAERGRDVVVLTIDPARRLAQSMGLTELDNTPRVVEGIDTSAGGSLEAMMLDMKRTFDEIVLDHSDAERAQQILDNPFYQSLSSSMAGTQEYMAMEKLGQLRRNPAWDLIVVDTPPSRSALDFLDAPKRLGSFLDGRVIRILAAPAKAGGRGMFKVVTAGFNIVTNVITKVLGAQLLKDVSAFITALDTMFGGFRERADATYKLLKNPETRFLVVAAPEPDALREASYFVERLSEERMPLAGLVLNRVHRSAAGSLTASRCLAAAEDLNGGDGADGADDPGRIAAGLLRLHADRMNVIAREQRLTARFTGAHPGVAVGTVQALPGDVHDLDALRSIGSDLSAAG; the protein is encoded by the coding sequence ATGACCGCGCCGGTGCTCGACATCGACGCCCTGCTCGACGACCGCGACGTCCGCATCCTCGTCTGCTGCGGATCCGGCGGCGTCGGCAAAACGACGACGGCCGCGTCGCTCGCGGTCCGGGCGGCCGAGCGCGGCCGCGACGTCGTCGTCCTGACGATCGACCCGGCCCGGCGCCTCGCGCAGTCCATGGGTCTGACCGAGCTCGACAACACCCCGCGCGTGGTGGAAGGGATCGACACCTCGGCGGGCGGATCGCTCGAAGCGATGATGCTCGACATGAAGCGGACGTTCGACGAGATCGTCCTCGACCACTCGGATGCCGAGCGCGCCCAGCAGATCCTCGACAACCCCTTCTACCAGTCGCTCTCCTCGTCGATGGCCGGGACGCAGGAGTACATGGCGATGGAGAAGCTCGGGCAGCTGCGGCGCAACCCCGCCTGGGATCTGATCGTCGTCGACACCCCGCCGAGCCGGTCGGCGCTGGACTTCCTCGACGCCCCGAAGCGGCTGGGCAGCTTCCTCGACGGCCGGGTGATCCGGATCCTCGCCGCGCCCGCCAAGGCCGGCGGCCGCGGGATGTTCAAGGTCGTCACGGCCGGATTCAACATCGTCACGAACGTCATCACCAAGGTGCTCGGCGCGCAGCTGCTCAAGGACGTCTCGGCGTTCATCACCGCGCTCGACACGATGTTCGGCGGGTTCCGCGAGCGCGCGGACGCGACCTACAAGCTGCTGAAGAACCCCGAGACGCGGTTCCTCGTCGTCGCGGCCCCGGAGCCGGACGCGCTCCGCGAGGCGTCGTACTTCGTCGAGCGCCTGTCGGAGGAGCGCATGCCGCTCGCCGGTCTCGTCCTGAACCGCGTCCACCGTTCCGCGGCCGGGTCGCTGACCGCGTCCCGTTGTCTTGCGGCGGCGGAGGACCTGAACGGCGGCGACGGGGCCGACGGCGCCGACGACCCCGGCCGGATCGCCGCCGGGCTGCTGCGCCTGCACGCCGATCGGATGAATGTGATCGCCCGGGAGCAGCGGCTGACGGCCCGGTTCACCGGGGCCCACCCGGGCGTCGCGGTCGGCACGGTTCAGGCGCTGCCCGGCGACGTGCACGACCTCGATGCGTTGCGGTCGATCGGGAGCGATTTGTCCGCCGCCGGGTAA
- a CDS encoding tyrosine-type recombinase/integrase, producing MPWVMRRERAGGARFTAVYRDPTGRIRSAGTFTSEREARHAARRAESSVESGAWFNRTAGKVTFRAYVEETWWPSRHLEISTKAGYRANLNRHFLPYFGDLPMAKILPSTVQGWVTLAVAHGLSARSVVKYHVMLHSIFKRAVRDRVIAFNPCADTELPKVVARKTRMLAPDEFDRLLNAIPTRWQPLVLTASRPACAGASWLPCGPGISTSCAAPSRSRRPSSRSPRSSPPRASG from the coding sequence ATGCCGTGGGTGATGAGGCGCGAACGCGCCGGTGGTGCCCGCTTCACCGCCGTCTACCGGGATCCCACCGGCCGCATCCGGTCAGCCGGAACCTTCACCTCCGAGCGGGAGGCCCGCCACGCTGCCCGCCGAGCGGAGAGCAGCGTCGAGTCCGGCGCGTGGTTCAACCGCACGGCCGGCAAGGTCACCTTCAGGGCCTACGTCGAGGAGACCTGGTGGCCCAGCCGCCATCTCGAGATCAGCACCAAGGCCGGGTACCGCGCCAACCTCAATCGGCACTTCCTGCCCTACTTCGGGGACCTACCGATGGCCAAGATCCTGCCCTCGACGGTGCAGGGCTGGGTCACCCTGGCCGTCGCCCACGGTCTGTCAGCGCGCAGCGTCGTGAAGTACCACGTGATGCTGCACAGCATCTTCAAGCGCGCGGTCCGCGACCGGGTGATCGCGTTCAACCCCTGCGCCGACACGGAGCTTCCGAAGGTCGTCGCGCGGAAGACCCGGATGCTCGCACCTGACGAGTTTGACCGCCTGCTGAACGCCATCCCCACCCGGTGGCAACCGCTCGTCCTCACCGCATCGAGACCGGCATGCGCTGGGGCGAGCTGGTTGCCTTGCGGCCCCGGCATATCGACTTCCTGCGCCGCACCATCACGGTCGAGGAGA
- a CDS encoding helix-turn-helix domain-containing protein: protein MANQTVTNLAHVPRQAAGPACAVYTVKEAATMLSLSLGITYALVRGGSIPAIRMGGRWLIPRRAFHAWLDSVGEVNDPGLR, encoded by the coding sequence GTGGCTAACCAGACTGTCACCAATCTCGCCCATGTGCCCCGCCAGGCCGCGGGCCCAGCGTGCGCGGTGTACACCGTGAAGGAAGCGGCGACGATGCTGTCGCTCTCGCTCGGGATCACCTACGCGTTGGTCCGGGGCGGGTCCATCCCTGCGATCCGGATGGGCGGGCGATGGCTCATCCCGCGTCGCGCCTTCCACGCGTGGCTCGACTCGGTCGGGGAGGTCAACGACCCGGGTCTGCGCTGA